From Anopheles funestus chromosome 3RL, idAnoFuneDA-416_04, whole genome shotgun sequence, a single genomic window includes:
- the LOC125768730 gene encoding iron-sulfur cluster co-chaperone protein HscB, which translates to MLIITHFKKGLEKWLQMSTIHRRAIAAAVDRCWKCSSSEVSNMFFCGSCGTIRATSKEQDFFKLLKVNKEFKIDSTTLVQNYRHIQSMIHPDKFAQKSEQEKAIALEWSSLVNKAYRTLSKSIERGKYLLALSGVTISEENTSIDKEFLFNMMDVNESVEDAQTTEELQKIASKLSVEVDELHSNLVRRFESNDMEGAKETIIRLKYMLNVEGIIKEKLLQLNLKS; encoded by the exons ATGTTGATAATAACGCATTTCAAAAAAGGATTGGAAAAATGGTTGCAGATGTCAACAATACACCGCCGAGCTATTGCCGCTGCAGTGGACCGGTGCTGGAAATGTAGCAGTTCCGAAGTCTCCAATATGTTTTTCTGTGGCTCCTGTGGGACAATACGCGCAACATCGAAGGAACAA GATTTCTTCAAATTGTTAAAAGTGAACAAGGAATTTAAGATAGATTCCACGACACTTGTGCAGAATTATCGTCATATTCAAAGTATGATACATCCGGACAAGTTTGCTCAGAAATCAGAACAAGAAAAAGCGATCGCGTTGGAATGGAGCTCTTTAGTTAACAAAGCTTATAGGACTCTTTCAAAATCGATTGAAAGAGGCAAGTATTTACTTGCGCTAAGCGGTGTAACCATATCGGAAGAAAATACTTCCATTGATAAAGAATTTCTCTTTAACATGATGGATGTAAATGAATCTGTGGAAGACGCACAAACTACGGAAGAGCTGCAGAAAATAGCATCAAAATTATCAGTAGAAGTCGATGAGCTTCATTCAAATCTTGTACGACGATTCGAGTCCAATGACATGGAAGGCGCCAAAGAGACGATAATTCGTCTGAAATATATGCTAAATGTAGAGGGTATCATTAAAGAAAAGCTGTTACAGCTGAATTTGAAATCATAA
- the LOC125768710 gene encoding intraflagellar transport protein 74 homolog, producing the protein MEDVNNNSSVRSYPDRPASRRGLGPSTNLLASANSATSTTPSPVAIIRPGTAMKPPSALRSGTASRLLAHNGVPISSSTSQRIGTALGNAGNRMAERPITQHGISGLSTSYGRLGTAASSNRQIKDKRYWHAVLQSKLQEINQETSKLLKEKKFLDRERSARKLYEKRVKEAAKELTNLQSTLTSMNLALDNCTSGMTRQHLLNETVALRERNEHIQEQLELIFKQRQQKDNDNKDLERETDKEKNKVIEMINSLPEEDQHKYREYQTLSENLRKQNAIYHTQISEMEKQKERLNTMIMNSQTRSEAHRLKSKLKELLNKRNALREEENNRLSPAQEREKLINDVRSNNQALASIGKQLKIVEDQLFEKKETLQQIDQDLEEGNSERHVKYKELKKRDEVMSAFMDSFKSNMNQEQQSIDTLKNQITYAIEQITLQGINMKAIGGDKLDGNGFNSKNDLNSHSGLMKEYKKLGIQLKQLQILEKRTMQQVNSLRQEETDALQNIQKYANLEIPRADAIVKMNDLTSILQEMEDKKRVTENVVDEARNRNHEIKVSLKSNDTYRQISHLEDKLVDLMKENKIFQEAVNQMQQENNYTKTRMEVHEMVHEHNTLLSSELENISV; encoded by the exons ATGGAAGACGTGAATAATAACTCTTCCGTGCGATCCTACCCTGATCGTCCAGCGTCTAGAAGAGGTTTGGGACCTAGCACCAATTTATTAGCCTCAGCCAACTCTGCCACTTCGACAACACCAAGCCCTGTTGCTATCATACGACCCGGAACTGCAATGAA ACCTCCTTCTGCCTTGCGAAGTGGAACTGCGAGTAGACTCCTGGCACATAATGGAGTTCCCATTAGTTCTTCAACATCTCAACGCATTGGGACAGCTTTGGGAAATGCTGGGAAC AGAATGGCTGAACGACCGATAACACAACATGGCATTAGCGGTTTGTCCACATCTTATGGACGCCTGGGAACTGCTGCTAGTAGTAATCGTCAAATCAAAGATAAGCGATACTGGCATGCGGTATTGCAAAGCAAACTTCAAGAAATCAATCAAGAAACAAGCAAACTTTTGAAAGAGAAGAAGTTCCTGGATCGTGAACGATCTGCCCGGAAGCTTTATGAAAAACGAGTGAAAGAGGCTGCAAAGGAATTAACAAACCTACAATCTACCTTAACGTCTATGAATTTAGCTTTGGACAACTGTACCTCGGGTATGACAAGGCAGCACCTTTTGAACGAAACTGTAGCATTGCGGGAACGAAACGAACATATTCAGGAACAATTGGAGCTGATTTTCAAACAACGACAACAGAAAGACAACGATAATAAGGATCTTGAACGAGAAACggataaggaaaaaaataaagtgattGAAATGATCAACTCACTACCAGAGGAAGATCAGCACAAGTATCGGGAGTATCAAACTCTATCGGAAAACCTTCGTAAACAGAACGCCATCTACCACACCCAGATCAGTGAGATGgagaaacaaaaggaaagattGAATACTATGATTATGAATTCGCAAACCCGCTCCGAAGCGCATCGCCTTAAATCAAAGCTGAAAGAATTGCTCAACAAAAGGAATGCTTTGCGTGAGGAAGAAAATAATCGTCTTTCACCAGCGCAGGAACGCGAAAAGCTAATTAATGATGTCCGCTCCAACAACCAGGCGCTTGCCAGCATTGGCAAACagttgaaaattgttgaagatcaattgtttgaaaaaaaagagacccTTCAGCAGATAGACCAGGATCTTGAAGAAGGTAACTCTGAGCGACACGTAAAGTACAAGGAACTTAAAAAGCGAGATGAAGTAATGTCGGCATTCATGGACAGCTTTAAAAGTAATATGAACCAGGAACAACAAA GCATAGATACTTTGAAAAACCAAATCACATATGCTATTGAACAAATTACGCTGCAAGGAATTAACATGAAAGCGATCGGGGGTGACAAGCTGGATGGCAATGGCTTTAATTCTAAGAACGACCTCAATTCCCACTCTGGATTGATGAAAGAGTATAAAAAACTCGGCATACAACTAAAGCAACTTCAAATATTGGAAAAGCGCACAATGCAACAAGTTAATTCTCTGAGGCAAGAGGAAACAGACGCacttcaaaacattcaaaagtACGCTAACTTAGAAATACCACGTGCGGATGCAATTGTAAAGATGAACGATCTAACTTCAATATTACAAGAAATGGAAGATAAAAAGCGTGTCACAGAGAATGTGGTCGATGAGGCGCGAAATAGAAACCATGAGATAAAAGTCAGTCTCAAAAGTAACGATACGTACCGACAAATATCTCATCTCGAAGATAAGTTGGTCGatttaatgaaagaaaataaaatatttcaggAAGCGGTCAACCAAATGCAACAG GAAAATAACTATACCAAAACGCGTATGGAAGTACATGAGATGGTTCACGAACATAACACACTATTGAGTAGTGAGTTAGAAAATATATCCGTTTGA
- the LOC125768731 gene encoding chromobox protein homolog 1-like: MSNKKLKPEEPVEEVNEFSVEKILDSRVVNGKVEYFLKWKGYSSEENTWEPEENLDCDDLIQAFKESRKKKEAKEESSGRKSKLKEASEESKIVPAKRKATGEKKMGFERGLVPEEIIGATDDHGKLMFLMKWKNAANADLVPAEQANVKCPQIVIKFYESRLTWQSPESRAETRVD, encoded by the exons ATGAGTAACAAAAAGCTGAAACCCGAGGAACCGGTTGAAGAAGTAAATGAGTTTTCTGTGGAAAAAATTTTGGACAGCAGAGTCGTCAACGGAAAG GTAGAATATTTTCTAAAGTGGAAAGGTTACTCATCGGAAGAAAACACCTGGGAACCTGAAGAAAATCTCGATTGCGACGATCTAATCCAAGCTTTCAAGGAATcccgaaagaagaaagaag CTAAAGAAGAAAGTTCTGGAAGGAAGAGCAAACTGAAGGAAGCGTCGGAAGAATCGAAGATAGTTCCAGCTAAACGAAAAGCTActggagaaaagaaaatgggatttgaacgGGGTTTGGTCCCGGAAGAGATCATCG GTGCAACCGATGACCATGGAAAGCTgatgtttttaatgaaatggaaGAACGCAGCGAATGCCGACTTAGTACCCGCTGAGCAAGCAAACGTTAAATGCCCGCAAATTGtgattaaattttatgaatCCAGGCTAACATGGCAGTCGCCCGAATCAAGAGCCGAGACGCGAGTGGACTAG
- the LOC125768716 gene encoding N-acetylglucosamine-6-sulfatase-like codes for MAYYKLVCFLLVVGCGSSRIRADAPKSEYNFVIILTDDQDIMLHGMTPMVKTLSHIANEGITFANAFTTSPICCPSRSSILTGKYAHNHKAFNNSLSGGCYGPFWQKTIEPVALPALLSNAGYDTFFAGKYLNEYFSETIPPGWSDWYGLHGNSRYYNFTITENGKRTNYSNEYFTDYLSSKAMSFLQKANAERPFLAMIAPPAPHEPFTPAKRHQNLFPNAKAVRTPNFNISSSPLQKHWLLTMEPSTLPLELLDEIDSIYRKRWQTLMAVDDMVENIVTVLEEKKLLEKTFIFYTSDNGFHLGQFSQAYDKRQPYETDIRVPLFVRGPSIRPKTVQHSAVALIDIVPTILRLANVDLPSAIDGRPLPLNSEPEDVIERQILIEYWGEGTLETYNPQCPWSAQDRLQLCTVDAACHCQDAWNNTFNCVRQLAQDLNFIYCEFKDNENFVEAYDIAKDLYQMNNVGYEILPSVRAKYSLALQNLSACIGPTCNLIY; via the exons ATGGCGTATTACAAGCTTGTATGCTTCTTGTTGGTTGTGGGTTGTGGTTCTTCGCGGATTAGAGCAGATGCTCCAAAGAGTGAATATAATTTCGTGATTATACTTACCGATGATCAAGATATAATGCTGCACGGTATG ACACCGATGGTAAAGACTCTTAGCCACATCGCTAATGAAGGAATAACCTTTGCCAATGCC TTTACAACATCCCCAATTTGCTGTCCCTCACGAAGTTCAATTCTGACGGGAAAATATGCTCACAATCATAAAGCATTCAATAATTCCCTGTCCGGTGGATGCTATGGACCGTTTTGGCAGAAAACAATTGAACCGGTTGCGCTCCCTGCTTTGTTGTCTAATGCTGGGTATGACACCTTTTTCGCTGGGAAGTATCTAAATGAATACTTTTCGGAGACTATTCCACCGGGATGGTCTGACTGGTACGGCTTGCATGGAAATTCGCGATACTATAACTTCACCATCACCGAAAATGGCAAGCGGACTAATTATtctaatgaatattttactgATTACCTG AGTTCTAAGGCTATGAGTTTTCTGCAAAAAGCGAATGCGGAACGACCTTTTTTGGCTATGATTGCACCCCCTGCTCCGCACGAACCGTTTACCCCAGCGAAGAGACACCAAAATCTGTTCCCTAATGCCAAGGCAGTTCGAACACCAAATTTTAACATATCATCCAGCCCATTGC aaaaacatTGGCTTTTAACTATGGAACCGTCCACCTTACCGTTGGAGTTATTGGATGAAATCGACTCTATTTACCGCAAAAGATGGCAAACGCTGATGGCAGTTGATGATATGGTAGAAAACATTGTTACCGTTCTggaggaaaagaaattgctagaaaaaacttttattttctacacGTCCGACAATGGTTTCCATTTAG GACAATTCTCTCAGGCATACGATAAACGACAACCGTATGAGACAGATATAAGGGTTCCCTTATTTGTGAGAGGCCCTTCAATCCGTCCCAAAACTGTGCAACATTCGGCGGTCGCATTAATAGACATCGTGCCAACCATACTTCGACTAGCCAATGTGGATCTTCCTTCCGCTATAGATGGTCGACCATTGCCACTGAACAGCGAACCGGAAGATGTAATTGAACGACAAATTTTAATCGAATACTGGGGTGAAGGAACACTGGAAACGTATAATCCACAGTGTCCATGGTCCGCACAGGATAGACTTCAATTGTGCACTGTAGATGCAGCCTGCCACTGCCAAGATGCCTGGAACAATACTTTCAACTGCGTTCGTCAGCTAGCACAAGacttgaattttatttattgcgaattcAAAGATAATGAG AATTTCGTTGAAGCTTACGATATTGCCAAAGATTTGTACCAAATGAATAACGTCGGATATGAAATTCTTCCTTCTGTTAGAGCAAAATACAGCTTAGCACTGCAGAATCTTTCAGCTTGTATTGGACCAACGTGTAATTTAATCTATTGA
- the LOC125768704 gene encoding eukaryotic translation initiation factor 3 subunit C codes for MSRFFAGGSDSDSDSSSDSEPVLRQQVAQFTFSDEEEDVKRVVRSKKEKRYEDLSNIIKSIRNHKKIKDMSSVLTSFEEFMRAYTKALPVVMKEEHGVTPRIVVRALAELEDFVNESWDDKDSRKNLSKNNNKALGTLRQKFRKYIKDFESDMKRFRAAPEEFAEEEDDDEREEEKGSDDEQEKVVVQPDLPKTVSFKKEPEKFKPVKPADDSDSSDWGSDSDSDSTSSDEDAKYTSIRDRFLKKPEKGTDEQTTAPSGATGDEAFKKEKKKKTGEALKKKKPKQDEMFDENEEEEEGWKVVNGTRSGASEQPKMFAKDAEIDTKLVVNKLNEVMAARGKKRTDRKMQIEFLRELRTVAETNNLGPAVAAKIRFNIVSAIFDYNPKVSGAMKLEHWSKLLEEILELLKLLLAHEDVHLSESILDEHEEYDTAPFKIRGCMLTAVERLDDEFIKLLKECDPHSNEYVDRLKDEVPVTNIIEQVVTYVERLGNEMEICRIYLRKIDHLYYKFDPNVLKKRKGQLPPNTVTSVEDMDKLCRYIYAKDQTDRLRTRAILSHIFHHALHDNWFQARDLVLMSHLQETIHHSDPATQILYNRMMANLGLCAFRHGNIKDAHLCLVDLMMTGKPKELLAQGLVPQRQHERSLEQEKIEKQRQMPFHMHINLELLECVYLVSAMLLEIPYMAAHEFDARRRMISKTFYQQLRSSERQSLVGPPESMREHVVAAAKAMRHGDWNACATFIVNKKMNVKVWDLFYEANRVREMMVKFIKEESLRTYLFTYSNVFASISVPHLADMFKLPKSKVHSLISKMIINEELMASLDDPTETIVMHRSEPSRLQALSMQLADKVTNLVDANERIFEMKQGNFFQRGGNQGYNRDRQNYRNQNQNQNWNNNRRQDNRNRGNRGNQNRGEGREQRDHHRDHHREQREHREHQREFREQREQMRNVEYQNKAE; via the exons ATGTCTCGTTTCTTCGCCGGTGGTTCGGATTCCGATTCCGATAGCTCCTCTGATAGTGAGCCAGTTCTTCGTCAGCAAGTAGCTCAGTTCACG TTCAGTGATGAGGAAGAGGACGTCAAGCGCGTTGTTCGGTCTAAGAAGGAGAAGCGCTATGAGGATCTGTCGAATATCATTAAAAGCATCCGCAACCATAAGAAGATCAAGGATATGTCAAGTGTATTGACCAGCTTTGAGGAGTTCATGCGCGCTTATACGAAGGCTTTGCCGGTGGTAATGAAGGAAGAACATGGAGTAACGCCTCGCATTGTTGTACGCGCGCTTGCCGAATTAGAAGACTTCGTTAATGAGAGCTGGGATGACAAAGACAGCCGCAAGAACCTGtctaaaaacaacaacaaagcgCTGGGTACGCTACGGCAGAAGTTCCGCAAGTACATCAAAGATTTTGAATCCGATATGAAGCGCTTCCGTGCCGCACCCGAAGAGTTTGCTGAAGAGGAAGACGATGATGAACGCGAAGAGGAGAAAGGATCGGACGATGAGCAGGAGAAGGTAGTGGTGCAACCGGATTTACCGAAAACGGTATCTTTCAAGAAGGAACCAGAGAAGTTCAAGCCCGTAAAACCTGCCGATGATTCGGATTCGTCTGACTGGGGCAGTGATTCCGACTCGGACAGCACTTCTTCGGATGAGGACGCAAAGTATACGAGCATTCGTGACCGGTTCTTGAAGAAACCCGAAAAGGGTACGGATGAGCAGACTACCGCTCCTTCCGGTGCTACCGGAGATGAAGccttcaaaaaagaaaaaaagaaaaaaactggtgAAGCgctgaagaaaaagaaacctaAGCAGGACGAAATGTTTGATGAGaacgaagaggaagaagaaggatGGAAGGTGGTTAACGGAACACGGTCTGGTGCCTCGGAGCAACCGAAAATGTTTGCGAAGGACGCTGAAATTGACACAAAGCTGGTAGTAAACAAGCTGAACGAGGTGATGGCTGCTCGTGGCAAGAAACGAACTGATCGAAAGATGCAAATCGAATTCCTGCGAGAGTTGCGTACCGTGGCTGAGACGAATAACCTTGGTCCGGCAGTAGCGGCCAAGATTCGATTCAACATCGTTTCAGCAATCTTCGATTACAACCCAAAAGTGTCCGGTGCGATGAAACTAGAGCACTGGAGCAAATTGTTGGAAGAAATTCTGGAATTGCTGAAGTTGCTACTAGCGCACGAAGATGTACATCTGTCGGAGTCAATCTTGGATGAGCACGAGGAATATGACACGGCTCCGTTCAAGATTCGCGGCTGCATGTTGACGGCTGTTGAGCGTTTGGATGATGAGTTTATCAAACTGCTGAAGGAGTGCGACCCGCACAGTAATGAATACGTTGATCGCCTTAAGGACGAGGTACCAGTCACGAACATTATTGAGCAGGTCGTAACTTACGTAGAGCGGCTAGGAAATGAGATGGAAATCTGTCGCATCTATCTGCGCAAGATCGATCATTTGTACTACAAATTTGATCCAAACGTTTTGAAAAAGCGAAAGGGACAGTTGCCTCCCAATACCGTCACTTCGGTCGAAGATATGGATAAACTTTGCCGTTACATTTACGCCAAGGATCAGACAGATCGGTTACGTACGCGAGCCATCCTGTCACACATCTTCCATCACGCGTTGCACGATAACTGGTTCCAAGCACGTGATCTGGTGCTCATGTCACACCTTCAAGAAACGATCCATCATTCCGATCCCGCTACCCAGATTCTCTACAACCGAATGATGGCAAATCTAGGGTTGTGTGCTTTCCGCCACGGTAACATTAAAGATGCCCAtctttgtttggttgatttgATGATGACGGGTAAGCCGAAGGAACTCCTCGCACAAGGGCTGGTGCCACAACGTCAGCACGAACGCTCGCTAGAGCAGgagaaaatcgaaaaacagCGCCAAATGCCGTTCCACATGCACATTAATCTGGAATTGCTTGAATGCGTGTATCTAGTATCGGCAATGCTGCTCGAGATACCGTACATGGCTGCACACGAGTTCGATGCACGCCGCCGCATGATAAGTAAAACATTCTACCAGCAACTCAGATCATCCGAACGACAGTCTTTGGTCGGACCACCGGAATCGATGCGCGAACACGTGGTTGCTGCTGCGAAAGCAATGCGACACGGTGATTGGAACGCTTGTGCCACCTTCATCGTGAACAAGAAGATGAACGTTAAAGTGTGGGATCTGTTTTACGAAGCAAATCGTGTGCGCGAGATGATGGTCAAGTTCATCAAGGAAGAATCACTGCGCACATATCTCTTCACATACTCGAACGTTTTCGCATCGATCAGCGTACCGCACTTAGCGGACATGTTCAAGCTGCCGAAAAGCAAAGTCCATTCGCTGATCAGCAAGATGATCATTAACGAGGAGCTAATGGCGTCACTTGACGATCCGACCGAAACGATCGTGATGCACCGCTCTGAACCATCGCGTCTGCAGGCTCTTTCGATGCAACTGGCCGATAAAGTGACCAACCTGGTAGATGCGAACGAGCGTATCTTTGAAATGAAGCAAGGTAACTTCTTCCAGCGTGGTGGAAACCAAGGATACAATCGAGATCGCCAGAACTATCGCAACCagaatcaaaatcaaaactggAACAACAATCGCCGTCAGGATAATCGAAATCGTGGCAACCGCGGTAATCAAAATCGTGGCGAGGGACGTGAACAGCGTGATCACCATCGTGATCACCATCGTGAGCAGCGTGAACATCGAGAGCACCAACGGGAATTCAGAGAACAGCGCGAACAGATGCGCAACGTCGAATATCAGAACAAAGCCGAGTAA
- the LOC125768732 gene encoding uncharacterized protein LOC125768732, translating to MVQKSSGFVGFFKNIYYDEYKWALVKSASLFIVGVRFAQECVGLELMPSVAH from the exons ATGGTTCAAAAATCTTCGGGATTCGTCGGATTCTTCAAAAATATATACTACGATGAGTATAAATG GGCTCTTGTGAAAAGCGCGTCACTGTTCATCGTTGGTGTGCGATTTGCTCAGGAATGCGTCGGCCTGGAATTAATGCCATCAGTGGCCCATTAG
- the LOC125768719 gene encoding potassium channel subfamily K member 10-like, with translation MNTKPPLQVPNFIGSGSTSRPQSPSLCFSTTSSKVDKNEPVTLCGCQQAPKSQCASALGVLILVLAYTALGSVLFVTLEGDGEDGDIIETSVAASKPYPRHDLVSAEMRLKTVDRLWSITEDLNILYKENWTRLAAQEILHFQDTIIRAVRASRTQQVTNVQQNTRPYKWTFASAFLYSLTLITTIGFSGISPRTQWGRVAALIYALFGIPIILLYLSAIGEGLSSGMRCLFRRLRPNRSSSGSTNNSNSSNSSIGSVSVPMSSKATVAEMHKRSQQPSYHQTWNHGGTTIHDPCAYALNAHGLRGGMATSSKLHSQSVVPISVCIMILICYITLGAVLFHKLQPWGVLESLYFCFTSLGTIGFGDLMPKGTVAQYAASAYIIIGMAVVAMCFSLIQTELIIWLKKFTIPESLPTSTEDVALVSVAMTPIKS, from the exons ATGAACACCAAACCACCACTTCAAGTTCCCAACTTTATTGGTAGTGGTTCAACATCTCGTCCACAAAGCCCATCACTGTGTTTCTCCACTACATCGTCGAAGGTAGATAAAAATGAACCTGTTACCCTGTGTGGCTGTCAGCAAGCACCAAAATCTCAATGCGCCTCTGCTCTAG GAGTACTCATACTGGTTCTAGCCTATACAGCTCTTGGATCAGTACTTTTTGTCACGCTGGAAGGAGATGGTGAAGATGGCGATATCATTGAGACATCTGTGGCGGCATCCAAACCATATCCTAGGCATGATCTAGTTAGTGCAGAAATGCGCCTTAA GACTGTCGATCGATTGTGGTCCATTACTGAGGATTTAAACATACTCTATAAAGAGAACTGGACTCGTTTAGCTGCTCAAGAAATATTACACTTTCAG GACACGATAATACGGGCAGTACGTGCATCTCGTACACAACAGGTGACCAATGTACAGCAAAACACACGGCCCTACAAGTGGACATTTGCTTCCGCTTTCCTGTATTCGTTAACATTGATAACAACAATAG GTTTTAGCGGCATTTCCCCACGGACACAGTGGGGACGTGTAGCAGCACTGATTTATGCGCTTTTCGGAATACCCATCATACTGCTGTACCTTTCGGCGATCGGCGAAGGTCTATCGAGTGGTATGCGCTGTCTTTTTCGTCGTCTACGACCAAACCGTTCCTCTTCTGGGagcaccaacaacagcaacagcagcaattcAAGCATTGGCAGTGTCAGCGTTCCCATGAGCAGTAAAGCAACGGTGGCCGAGATGCACAAACGGTCGCAGCAACCGAGCTACCATCAAACCTGGAACCACGGTGGCACTACCATTCACGATCCCTGTGCATACGCCCTCAACGCACACGGGTTGCGTGGCGGAATGGCGACAAGCAGCAAACTGCACTCCCAATCCGTAGTACCAATATCGGTCTGCATTATGATACTGATCTGCTACATTACACTAGGGGCGGTGCTGTTCCATAAGCTGCAACCTTGGGGAGTTTTGGAGAGCCTGTACTTTTGTTTCACTTCCCTCGGTACCATCGGGTTCGGCGATCTGATGCCGAAGGGAACCGTTGCACAATATGCCGCATCAGCATACATCATTATCGGTATGGCCGTCGTAGCGATGTGCTTCAGTCTCATCCAAACGGAACTTATTATCTGGCTGAAGAAGTTTACTATCCCCGAATCGCTACCCACATCTACCGAGGATGTTGCCCTGGTCTCGGTCGCAATGACACCGATAAAATCCTGA